The proteins below come from a single Rhizobium rhizoryzae genomic window:
- a CDS encoding carboxymuconolactone decarboxylase family protein, which yields MPHIPMIDYATAPDHIREAHDEEIRLRGRMTNMKRTLLHSPQAHRIYAEWFTLREELLPAVDDRAIQVFCKAISEEVGSKIAVTFFRRALIQSGADPDALELREEDRLLNDFGRAIVRNSKDIPPDIWAALKIRYQNKTLVDLVALAGIMLATAVFNNVVEVPFDAELEPFAAPD from the coding sequence ATGCCGCATATCCCGATGATCGATTACGCCACTGCACCGGACCACATTCGGGAAGCGCATGATGAGGAAATCAGGCTTCGCGGGCGCATGACCAACATGAAGCGAACGCTTCTCCATTCACCACAGGCACACCGGATTTATGCAGAATGGTTCACCTTGCGGGAGGAGCTTCTGCCAGCGGTGGATGATCGCGCGATACAGGTGTTCTGCAAGGCCATTTCCGAAGAAGTCGGCTCAAAAATAGCCGTCACTTTCTTCCGGCGCGCGCTCATCCAGTCGGGTGCCGATCCCGATGCGCTGGAATTGCGCGAAGAGGATCGCTTACTCAATGACTTCGGGCGGGCAATCGTGCGTAACTCGAAGGACATTCCGCCGGATATCTGGGCCGCTCTCAAGATCCGATACCAGAACAAGACGCTAGTCGACCTTGTTGCGCTGGCTGGCATCATGCTGGCGACGGCTGTCTTCAATAATGTCGTGGAAGTTCCGTTCGATGCCGAACTGGAACCCTTTGCAGCGCCGGATTGA
- a CDS encoding SGNH/GDSL hydrolase family protein, whose translation MKTILAFGDSLTWGADPVSGLRHPPEFRWPNVLQSKLGAGVEVVTEGLGGRTTCYDDHAGPACRNGAKALQVALASHMPLDLVIIMLGTNDIKPAHGGRAEAAYSGLRRLVEIVETFPYKPRTAKPKVLIVSPPPCVAGPGGVPAGGRSIAESERLMPLLQQVARETGASFFDAGSVISASAADGVHLDGPSTACLGAALADVVQPLL comes from the coding sequence ATGAAAACAATCCTGGCCTTTGGTGATAGCCTGACCTGGGGTGCAGATCCCGTCAGTGGTTTGCGCCATCCCCCGGAATTCCGCTGGCCGAACGTGCTGCAATCCAAGCTCGGCGCCGGAGTTGAGGTCGTCACCGAAGGACTTGGCGGACGCACTACCTGCTACGATGACCACGCGGGTCCAGCCTGCCGCAATGGCGCCAAGGCGCTTCAAGTGGCACTTGCCAGCCATATGCCGCTGGATCTGGTGATCATCATGCTGGGTACCAACGACATCAAGCCAGCTCATGGAGGGCGGGCAGAAGCAGCCTATTCGGGACTGCGCAGGCTGGTGGAGATCGTCGAGACGTTTCCTTACAAGCCGCGCACGGCAAAGCCGAAGGTGCTGATCGTTTCACCGCCGCCCTGTGTTGCGGGGCCGGGTGGGGTCCCCGCCGGTGGCAGAAGCATCGCAGAGTCCGAGCGCCTGATGCCCCTGCTCCAGCAGGTGGCACGGGAAACCGGGGCGAGCTTCTTTGATGCGGGTTCAGTGATTTCAGCATCCGCTGCAGACGGGGTTCATCTGGATGGCCCGTCTACCGCATGTCTGGGAGCGGCGCTGGCGGATGTCGTCCAGCCACTTTTGTAA
- a CDS encoding ABC transporter ATP-binding protein: MSVTVDVKNLSISFGDGPAAVKVLPDVSFSVNPGECFGLVGESGSGKSTVLRCISMLTDFWKGEILIDGRSVRDIPLIQRCRMLQMVFQDPYGSLHPRQSVRTVLHEPLVIHKLGDREERMRKAITDVGLPIAFLDRFPHQLSGGQRQRVAIARALILEPSLLLLDEPTSALDVSVQAEILNLLQRLQKERGFTYIMVTHDLAVVDHMCDRFAVMLKGEVTEILPRDAIAENRATHPYARELVGASLAYEGRA; the protein is encoded by the coding sequence ATGTCCGTTACTGTCGACGTCAAAAATCTTTCGATCTCGTTCGGCGATGGTCCTGCTGCCGTCAAGGTTCTGCCGGATGTCTCGTTCAGCGTAAACCCGGGCGAATGTTTCGGCCTTGTGGGCGAATCCGGGTCTGGAAAATCCACCGTTCTCCGCTGCATCAGCATGCTCACCGATTTCTGGAAAGGTGAGATTCTGATCGACGGTCGATCGGTCAGAGATATCCCGCTTATCCAGCGATGCCGCATGTTGCAGATGGTGTTTCAGGATCCCTACGGGTCGCTCCATCCGCGCCAATCGGTCCGCACCGTGCTGCACGAACCGCTCGTCATTCACAAGCTTGGTGACCGTGAAGAGCGCATGCGCAAGGCAATCACGGATGTCGGTTTGCCGATCGCGTTCCTCGACCGTTTCCCCCATCAACTCTCGGGCGGCCAGCGGCAACGTGTTGCCATTGCGCGTGCCCTGATCCTTGAACCCTCCCTGCTGCTGCTGGATGAGCCGACCTCGGCGCTGGATGTTTCCGTGCAGGCAGAAATCCTCAATCTGCTGCAGCGTCTGCAGAAGGAACGCGGCTTTACCTACATCATGGTCACGCATGATCTGGCCGTCGTCGACCATATGTGTGACCGCTTTGCAGTCATGCTGAAGGGTGAGGTGACGGAAATCCTGCCGCGGGACGCGATTGCGGAAAATCGCGCAACCCATCCCTATGCTCGCGAACTGGTTGGGGCCTCCCTTGCCTATGAGGGGCGGGCCTAA
- a CDS encoding heme ABC transporter ATP-binding protein, whose product MITVQALSVERASRCLLHDITLDLPHGSFTAVIGPNGAGKSTLLKAITGEIPVSRGAIRYGTEDLAKLDPRALAQRRAVLPQSLDISFPFTVLEIVRMGAVACGAMEPDREAEKALMKVGLAGFQHRLYPTLSGGEQQRVQFARTLAQLPSTIWQGEPRALFLDEPTSSLDLRHQISVLEIARRFAHDGGIVMAILHDLNLVAEFADQVAVLDRGRLVSLGDRSATLTDEVIAPVYGMSGVVGRLPSADVPFILPQARYR is encoded by the coding sequence ATGATCACGGTTCAAGCTTTGTCTGTCGAGCGCGCTTCGCGCTGTCTTCTGCACGACATCACACTGGATCTTCCGCATGGAAGCTTCACCGCTGTCATTGGTCCCAACGGTGCAGGCAAATCCACTCTCCTGAAGGCGATTACGGGCGAAATACCCGTCTCCAGAGGCGCGATCCGATACGGGACCGAAGACCTTGCAAAGCTGGATCCTCGGGCTCTGGCGCAGCGAAGGGCCGTGTTGCCGCAATCCCTCGATATTTCATTTCCATTCACGGTGCTGGAAATCGTCCGGATGGGCGCAGTCGCCTGTGGAGCCATGGAGCCTGATCGCGAAGCGGAAAAGGCCTTGATGAAGGTTGGTCTCGCAGGTTTCCAGCATCGTCTCTACCCGACACTTTCCGGTGGCGAACAGCAGCGCGTGCAGTTTGCGCGCACTCTGGCCCAACTTCCCTCAACCATCTGGCAGGGTGAGCCCAGAGCACTGTTTCTGGATGAACCGACCTCCAGCCTTGATCTGCGCCATCAGATCAGCGTGCTGGAAATCGCCCGTCGTTTTGCCCATGACGGTGGCATCGTAATGGCCATCCTGCACGATCTCAATCTCGTGGCTGAGTTCGCCGATCAAGTCGCTGTCCTGGATAGGGGAAGGCTTGTTTCGCTTGGCGATCGTTCGGCCACATTGACGGATGAGGTTATTGCGCCGGTCTATGGGATGTCGGGGGTTGTTGGGCGACTGCCAAGTGCCGACGTGCCATTTATTCTGCCCCAGGCGCGATATCGCTGA
- a CDS encoding ABC transporter ATP-binding protein, producing MNTVLDVENLRIRYAGAETEAVRGVSFTLGRERLGIVGESGSGKSTVGRALLRLLPGATITADRLRFEELDLLQLSEKEMLKVRGRRMSMILQDPKFSLNPIRRVGDQVAETYLRHFRCTRSEARDKAIAMLEAVKIRDAERVFQQYPHEISGGMGQRVMIAMMLLADPDLVIADEPTSALDVTVRLQVLDILDGLVRDRGIGLIMISHDLNLVRNFCDRVLIMYAGRVVESLKASELEHAQHPYTQGLLAAQPRIGGPRKPLAVLDRKPEWLEEKA from the coding sequence ATGAACACCGTATTGGACGTGGAAAATCTGCGGATCCGCTATGCAGGCGCGGAAACCGAAGCGGTACGTGGTGTTTCCTTCACGCTCGGACGAGAGCGGCTTGGCATTGTCGGCGAATCCGGCTCGGGCAAATCGACGGTCGGCCGGGCGCTGCTCAGGCTTCTGCCCGGCGCAACAATCACGGCCGACCGTTTACGCTTCGAGGAACTGGATCTCTTGCAGCTTTCGGAGAAGGAAATGCTCAAGGTTCGCGGGCGGCGCATGTCGATGATCCTGCAGGATCCGAAGTTCTCGCTCAATCCTATCCGTCGCGTCGGCGATCAGGTGGCTGAAACCTATCTCAGACATTTTCGGTGTACTCGCAGCGAGGCACGGGACAAGGCAATCGCGATGCTGGAGGCAGTCAAGATCCGGGATGCCGAACGCGTCTTCCAACAATATCCGCATGAAATTTCCGGCGGCATGGGCCAACGCGTCATGATTGCCATGATGTTGTTGGCGGATCCTGATCTGGTCATTGCCGATGAGCCTACATCGGCATTGGACGTGACCGTCCGGCTTCAGGTTCTCGATATTCTGGACGGCCTGGTACGCGACCGAGGCATCGGCCTGATCATGATCAGCCACGATCTCAATCTCGTACGCAACTTCTGTGATCGCGTCCTCATCATGTATGCGGGACGTGTCGTGGAAAGCCTGAAGGCAAGTGAACTTGAGCACGCGCAACATCCCTACACTCAAGGCCTTCTTGCGGCGCAGCCGCGCATAGGCGGCCCGCGCAAGCCCCTGGCCGTGCTTGATCGCAAACCGGAATGGCTGGAGGAAAAGGCCTGA
- a CDS encoding ABC transporter substrate-binding protein yields MKHFLATAALGALLLGAAPIAVLAETPKDQLVVATTMSNILTLDPAAITGRETVQVLNNVYDTLVILSPDDRSVKPRLAERWEIAADGRSIRFHLRKDAKFASGNPVTAADVAWSLKRLLQRNLAQSSFLKTRGFKLDQADKLFVVENDQTFVLNLPQADDPELLLMILAQNGPGSIIDSKTALKNEKDGDLGGAWLTLNSAGSGPFTLTQWKSNEYIILTRNDAYWGQKAAMRRVLMRHLPESQSQRLMLEKGDIDVAYSLQAPDLAALDKDKNIVIQSTPGSGFYYLAVSMKDERFANRKVREALRYVIDYKGINDAIMPYYGTLHQRSLSTGVMGSLPDQGYTLDIPKAKALLAEAGYPNGFQTTLRVLSEDPFLKAATAIQNTLGQAGIKADIISGSGDQIYGAMRDRKFELLVGRGGGGQQPHPDNNLRSMAYNPNNSDEAKLTNYQSWRTSFFDEKLNKMIEGALVERDKAKQAKLYEELQVYMDELVMPIQPFSEVIDTSAYRADVKGMIVSPWLSRFEGVTKAR; encoded by the coding sequence ATGAAACATTTCCTGGCAACTGCGGCGCTTGGTGCGCTTCTGCTCGGTGCGGCTCCGATTGCGGTTCTGGCGGAAACGCCCAAGGACCAATTGGTGGTCGCCACCACCATGAGCAATATTCTGACGCTTGATCCGGCGGCGATCACAGGCCGCGAAACGGTTCAGGTCCTGAACAACGTCTATGACACGCTCGTCATACTGTCGCCCGATGACCGTAGCGTAAAGCCACGGCTTGCAGAGCGCTGGGAGATTGCCGCAGATGGGCGCTCCATCCGGTTTCATCTGCGCAAGGACGCCAAGTTTGCATCCGGCAATCCGGTTACTGCTGCCGATGTTGCCTGGAGCCTCAAGCGTCTTCTCCAACGTAATCTTGCGCAGTCCTCGTTCCTGAAAACGCGCGGTTTCAAGCTGGATCAGGCAGACAAGCTTTTCGTCGTCGAGAACGATCAGACCTTCGTCTTGAACCTGCCGCAGGCGGACGACCCTGAACTGCTGCTGATGATTCTGGCTCAGAACGGCCCTGGCTCCATCATCGACAGCAAGACGGCGTTGAAAAACGAGAAGGACGGGGATCTGGGCGGCGCATGGTTGACGCTGAACTCCGCGGGCTCTGGCCCCTTTACCCTGACGCAGTGGAAGTCGAACGAGTACATTATTCTGACCCGCAACGACGCCTATTGGGGCCAGAAGGCTGCAATGCGCCGCGTTCTCATGCGCCATCTGCCAGAATCGCAGTCCCAGCGTCTGATGCTGGAAAAGGGTGATATCGACGTCGCCTATTCGCTTCAGGCGCCGGATCTTGCGGCACTGGACAAGGACAAGAACATCGTTATCCAGTCCACGCCCGGCTCCGGCTTCTACTACCTTGCCGTATCGATGAAAGATGAGCGGTTCGCCAACCGCAAAGTCCGGGAAGCGCTGCGCTATGTCATCGACTACAAGGGCATCAATGATGCGATCATGCCCTATTACGGTACGCTACATCAGCGCTCCTTGAGCACGGGTGTCATGGGTTCGCTGCCGGATCAGGGTTACACGCTGGACATTCCGAAGGCGAAAGCGCTTCTGGCTGAAGCTGGCTACCCCAACGGCTTCCAGACAACCCTGCGTGTGCTGTCTGAGGACCCGTTCCTGAAGGCCGCAACGGCTATCCAAAACACGCTGGGTCAGGCAGGAATCAAGGCTGATATCATCAGCGGATCCGGTGACCAGATCTACGGCGCCATGCGCGACCGCAAGTTTGAACTGCTGGTCGGTCGTGGCGGTGGTGGCCAACAGCCGCACCCGGACAACAACCTCCGATCCATGGCCTATAACCCCAATAATTCCGACGAAGCCAAGCTGACGAACTATCAAAGCTGGCGCACAAGCTTCTTCGATGAAAAGCTGAACAAGATGATCGAGGGGGCGCTTGTCGAACGGGACAAGGCAAAGCAGGCCAAGCTTTATGAAGAGCTTCAGGTCTATATGGACGAGCTCGTGATGCCGATCCAGCCATTCTCCGAAGTCATCGATACGTCCGCCTATCGCGCTGACGTGAAGGGAATGATTGTCAGCCCCTGGCTCTCGCGCTTCGAGGGTGTCACCAAAGCGAGATAA
- a CDS encoding ABC transporter permease, with product MSFNRPRLTGAAGQIGSIAVTLLGLLMLTFFIGRLMPADPVRAIVGEDATRETYEQVYRSLGFDRPLWEQFIYYLRDIFSGNFGTSIRTGQPVIQDIIHVMPATIELATFAIIIGAALGVPMGVLAAVKKDRWPDHAIRVVSLMGHSMPIFWTGMIALIIFYAHLGLVGGSGRMDQFYIGLVEDRTGFLLIDSLLAGEMDVFWSALNHLILPASLLGYSSAAYITRMTRSFMLDQLGQEYVTTARVKGLSQAQTIWLHAFGNIRVQLVTIIALAYGSLLEGAVLIETVFAWPGFGQYLTSNLIIGDMNAVMTCVLIVGVIFIGLNLLADILYRVFDPRTR from the coding sequence ATGTCATTCAATCGCCCGCGCCTTACCGGCGCTGCGGGTCAGATCGGCAGCATTGCAGTCACCCTGCTTGGCCTGTTGATGCTGACCTTTTTCATCGGCCGGCTCATGCCGGCTGATCCAGTCCGCGCCATTGTCGGTGAAGATGCCACCCGGGAGACCTACGAGCAGGTCTATCGGTCGCTCGGTTTTGACCGGCCGCTTTGGGAGCAGTTCATCTATTATCTGAGAGATATCTTTTCCGGCAATTTCGGCACCTCCATCCGAACAGGTCAGCCGGTCATTCAGGACATCATTCATGTGATGCCCGCCACCATCGAGCTTGCGACCTTCGCCATCATCATCGGCGCGGCGCTGGGTGTACCGATGGGAGTTCTCGCGGCAGTCAAAAAAGATCGCTGGCCGGACCATGCAATCCGCGTCGTGAGCCTGATGGGGCATTCAATGCCCATCTTCTGGACCGGCATGATTGCGCTGATCATCTTCTACGCTCACCTGGGCCTCGTCGGTGGTAGCGGTCGTATGGACCAGTTCTACATCGGTCTTGTCGAGGATCGCACGGGCTTCCTGCTGATTGACAGTCTGCTTGCCGGTGAAATGGATGTCTTCTGGTCCGCCTTGAACCATCTCATCCTGCCAGCGTCGCTGCTTGGTTATTCGTCGGCAGCCTACATCACCCGCATGACTCGAAGTTTCATGCTGGATCAGCTTGGACAGGAATACGTCACTACGGCGCGCGTCAAAGGCCTTTCGCAAGCGCAAACGATCTGGCTGCATGCCTTCGGGAATATTCGGGTTCAATTGGTCACAATCATTGCCCTGGCCTATGGTTCGCTACTGGAAGGCGCTGTGCTGATCGAAACTGTCTTCGCCTGGCCGGGCTTCGGCCAATACCTGACCAGCAACCTGATCATTGGCGACATGAACGCTGTAATGACCTGCGTTCTGATTGTCGGTGTCATCTTCATCGGCCTCAATCTGCTCGCCGATATCCTATACCGCGTCTTTGATCCGAGAACCCGCTGA
- a CDS encoding mandelate racemase family protein, which produces MIITEVSAQVFRTTTRRHSDSAGHAHPGPPHQVEQAILTIRTEDGQEGHSFTAPEIVRPHVIDKFVKKVLIGQDYRDREKLWQELAHWQRGSAAQLTDRTLAVVDCALWDLAGRALNTPVYKLIGAYRDKVLAYGSIMCGDELEGGLATPEDYGRFAETLVKRGYKGIKLHTWMPPVSWAPDVKMDLKACAAVREAVGPDIRLMIDAFHWYSRTDALELGRGLEKLGFDWIEEPMDEQSLSSYKWLADNLDIPVVGPESAAGKHWHRAEWVKAGACDILRTGVNDVGGITPALKTMRMAECFGMECEVHGNTAMNLHVVAASKNCRWYERGLLHPFLEYDDGHDYLKSLSDPMDSDGFVHVPDRPGLGEDIDFDFIANNRVR; this is translated from the coding sequence ATGATTATCACCGAAGTCTCCGCGCAGGTGTTCCGCACCACGACGCGCCGCCACTCAGATAGCGCCGGTCATGCGCATCCCGGTCCGCCGCATCAAGTCGAGCAGGCGATTTTGACCATACGAACTGAAGACGGGCAGGAGGGTCATTCCTTCACTGCGCCGGAAATCGTTCGTCCGCATGTCATCGACAAGTTCGTCAAGAAGGTTCTGATCGGACAGGATTACAGGGATCGAGAAAAGCTGTGGCAGGAACTGGCCCACTGGCAACGTGGTTCTGCCGCGCAGCTCACGGATCGGACGCTGGCTGTCGTCGATTGTGCACTTTGGGATCTCGCAGGCCGCGCGCTGAACACACCTGTATACAAGTTGATCGGCGCCTATCGTGACAAGGTCCTCGCCTACGGATCGATCATGTGCGGCGATGAACTGGAAGGTGGTCTTGCGACGCCGGAAGACTACGGACGTTTCGCGGAAACCCTCGTCAAGCGCGGTTACAAGGGCATCAAGCTGCATACATGGATGCCTCCGGTCAGTTGGGCTCCGGATGTCAAGATGGACCTCAAGGCCTGCGCCGCTGTGCGTGAAGCTGTCGGTCCGGATATCCGGTTGATGATCGATGCCTTCCACTGGTATTCGCGAACAGACGCCCTCGAACTTGGTCGCGGCCTGGAAAAGCTTGGTTTCGACTGGATCGAGGAGCCTATGGATGAGCAGTCGCTCTCCTCCTACAAATGGCTTGCGGACAATCTGGATATTCCCGTTGTCGGGCCCGAGAGTGCGGCCGGAAAGCATTGGCATCGTGCCGAATGGGTGAAAGCTGGCGCCTGCGATATCCTGCGGACCGGCGTCAACGATGTCGGCGGAATTACACCTGCATTGAAAACGATGCGTATGGCAGAGTGCTTCGGTATGGAATGCGAGGTGCATGGAAATACTGCCATGAACCTGCATGTCGTTGCGGCATCCAAGAACTGCCGCTGGTATGAGCGCGGTCTGCTGCATCCCTTCCTCGAATATGATGACGGGCACGATTACCTGAAATCACTCTCTGACCCGATGGACAGCGACGGCTTCGTTCACGTTCCCGATCGTCCGGGCCTGGGTGAGGACATCGATTTCGATTTTATCGCCAACAATCGCGTTCGCTGA
- a CDS encoding TonB-dependent hemoglobin/transferrin/lactoferrin family receptor → MMLTRSAHHLLACTSVITVSLMTAAFAQDIPAAETVLDRVSVKGDRRAVPKGSATDTPLTSEVKRDALDARQITSLSDLGRVAEPGVNFNRTTGAVNIRGLEGSRVLTTIDGIPLPYLSDVTRGLTGGGASGGSDTVNFSALSAVDVMKGADSSRAGGGALGGVLAYRTLEPEDLIGEGRNWGGLAKTTYDSSDKSWQGAAAIAGRMGGTSALFQGSYRKGNETKTTGNVDDYGATRTQANPSDFSENNLLFKLRQEMSDGHTIGLTLERYRKDRDTDMRTLQAVNGNYRPGNYDAQKDNDRDRASIDYKFESESDDSFVDTAWASLYYQKLGIMDGYRGYRSTSIIGAIGRENTTDQKEFGLIGAAQKSLDLGGFEHRFTFGFDLARLTSEQYSAGYDACPAKPASGVYTGAATACNNLHTNQADTPKVDGHRIGFYIDDEIVLGQSGFRLTPGVRFDWVSYEPQMTAAFARNASKPSLPGSFDDTAISPKLRLSYDLAPATELYAQWAMGFRAPTAGELYSRFGASGTYLRLGNASLESETSQGFELGANLGDDRLGGRLSLFYNRYQNFIDSRSLTAAEASVLGYSLSDYRQGGITQYRNISDAEIYGLEMSGQKKFDNGFRIGASLAALGSKDLDNNTFIRSVAPMKAVASLGYDTTTWGVGVDLIGVGASRDDDGKGGTYFPTNGYGLVDLTAWWEPEQTKGLRINAGVYNVFDKTYYDYASVRSNANTQAREFYSEPGRSFKISLTQRF, encoded by the coding sequence ATGATGCTTACCCGCTCCGCCCACCACCTGCTCGCGTGCACCAGCGTTATCACCGTGAGCCTCATGACGGCTGCGTTCGCCCAGGACATTCCTGCCGCGGAAACGGTGCTGGACCGCGTCAGTGTGAAGGGCGATCGGCGGGCAGTTCCGAAAGGCAGCGCCACCGATACGCCGCTGACCAGCGAGGTGAAGCGTGATGCGCTCGACGCCAGGCAGATCACCAGCCTTTCCGATCTGGGGCGTGTCGCCGAACCCGGTGTCAATTTCAATCGTACGACGGGCGCTGTAAACATTCGTGGCCTGGAAGGAAGTCGGGTACTGACCACAATCGACGGCATTCCACTGCCTTACCTGAGCGATGTCACGCGTGGCCTGACTGGTGGCGGCGCAAGTGGCGGGAGTGACACTGTGAATTTCAGCGCTCTGTCTGCGGTCGATGTCATGAAGGGAGCGGATTCCAGCCGTGCCGGAGGTGGTGCGCTTGGTGGCGTTCTCGCCTATCGCACGCTTGAACCGGAAGATCTGATTGGTGAAGGTCGCAATTGGGGTGGGCTTGCCAAGACAACCTACGACAGTTCGGACAAGAGTTGGCAGGGTGCAGCGGCCATCGCAGGCCGCATGGGCGGCACCTCTGCCCTGTTTCAGGGAAGCTACCGCAAGGGGAATGAAACGAAAACGACGGGCAATGTAGATGACTATGGTGCCACGCGGACGCAGGCCAATCCGTCTGATTTCAGTGAAAACAACCTCCTCTTCAAACTGCGTCAGGAAATGTCCGATGGACATACGATTGGATTGACCCTGGAGCGCTACCGTAAGGACCGCGACACCGACATGCGCACTTTGCAGGCGGTGAACGGTAATTACCGCCCCGGCAACTATGATGCGCAGAAAGACAATGATCGCGACCGCGCTTCAATCGACTACAAGTTCGAGAGCGAAAGCGATGACAGCTTCGTCGACACAGCTTGGGCATCGCTCTACTATCAGAAGCTAGGCATCATGGATGGGTATAGGGGCTATCGCTCCACCAGCATCATTGGTGCCATTGGGCGCGAGAATACGACGGATCAGAAAGAGTTTGGCCTGATCGGGGCCGCTCAAAAGAGCCTCGATCTGGGTGGCTTTGAGCACCGCTTCACATTCGGCTTCGATCTGGCTCGCCTGACAAGCGAACAATATTCGGCAGGTTATGACGCATGCCCGGCAAAGCCAGCCAGTGGCGTCTATACGGGCGCTGCCACCGCCTGCAACAACCTGCACACCAACCAGGCTGATACTCCCAAGGTGGACGGTCATCGTATCGGCTTTTACATCGACGATGAAATCGTGCTGGGGCAATCCGGTTTCCGCCTGACACCGGGTGTACGCTTCGATTGGGTGAGCTACGAACCGCAGATGACGGCAGCCTTTGCTCGCAATGCGTCCAAGCCGTCCCTCCCCGGCTCCTTCGATGACACGGCCATCTCCCCGAAACTCAGGCTCTCCTACGATCTGGCGCCTGCCACAGAACTCTATGCGCAATGGGCCATGGGGTTCCGGGCGCCGACCGCCGGTGAGCTTTACAGCCGCTTCGGCGCATCAGGCACCTATCTTCGTCTTGGTAATGCCTCACTGGAATCCGAAACCAGCCAGGGCTTCGAACTCGGGGCGAACCTGGGCGATGACCGGCTCGGCGGGCGGCTGAGCCTCTTCTACAACCGCTACCAGAACTTCATCGATAGCCGGAGTCTCACGGCTGCAGAGGCTTCCGTGCTTGGCTATTCCCTGTCCGACTATCGCCAAGGCGGAATCACCCAGTACCGCAACATCTCGGACGCGGAAATCTACGGCCTCGAAATGTCCGGCCAGAAGAAATTCGACAATGGCTTCCGCATTGGTGCAAGCCTGGCTGCTTTGGGAAGCAAGGATCTGGACAACAACACGTTCATCCGCTCCGTGGCCCCTATGAAGGCGGTGGCAAGCTTGGGTTACGACACCACCACATGGGGCGTCGGTGTCGACCTGATTGGCGTTGGCGCATCCCGCGATGACGATGGTAAGGGCGGAACCTACTTCCCGACGAATGGCTATGGCCTTGTAGATCTGACAGCCTGGTGGGAGCCGGAACAGACAAAGGGACTGCGCATCAATGCCGGTGTCTACAATGTGTTCGACAAGACCTATTACGACTACGCATCGGTGCGCAGCAATGCCAACACGCAGGCCCGCGAATTCTATTCAGAACCCGGTCGCAGCTTCAAGATATCGCTGACGCAGCGCTTCTAA
- a CDS encoding ABC transporter permease produces the protein MSASTQSLRMPEWLNALRNILRFLVRSPTSAFGLFVISVLILAAVFAPIIATHDPYVQNLANTLKAPGNGHLFGTDELGRDIFSRLIFGARITLTIIFLVSIIVGPIGLLIGAASGYLGGKFDTVMMRITDIFLSFPSLILSLAFVAALGPSLNNAIIAIALTSWPPIARLARAEAMTFRKADYIAAARLQGASPMRIIVKSIMPMCLPSVLIRLTLNMATVILTAAGLGFLGLGAQPPMPEWGAMIATGRRYMLDNWWLVTFPGLAILCVSLAFNLLGDGLRDALDPKQMNRR, from the coding sequence ATGAGTGCCTCCACACAATCGCTTCGTATGCCTGAATGGCTGAATGCGCTCAGAAATATATTGCGCTTCCTGGTGCGCAGTCCCACCTCGGCCTTTGGTCTGTTTGTCATATCTGTGCTCATCCTAGCCGCGGTGTTTGCACCGATCATTGCCACGCATGACCCTTATGTCCAGAACCTGGCGAATACGCTCAAGGCACCCGGCAACGGCCATCTGTTCGGCACGGACGAACTGGGACGCGATATCTTCAGCCGCCTCATCTTTGGCGCACGGATAACGCTCACCATCATCTTCCTTGTTTCGATCATCGTCGGCCCCATCGGCCTGCTTATCGGCGCAGCTTCCGGCTATCTCGGCGGAAAGTTCGACACCGTGATGATGCGGATCACCGACATCTTCTTGTCTTTCCCGAGCCTTATCCTGTCGCTCGCTTTCGTCGCAGCGCTTGGCCCAAGTTTGAATAATGCCATTATCGCAATTGCCTTGACCTCATGGCCGCCGATTGCGCGTCTTGCCCGCGCTGAAGCGATGACCTTCCGAAAGGCGGACTACATTGCGGCTGCGCGGCTTCAGGGTGCCTCGCCTATGAGGATCATCGTGAAATCCATCATGCCCATGTGTCTGCCATCGGTGCTTATTCGACTGACGCTGAACATGGCGACTGTCATTCTGACGGCTGCAGGCCTGGGCTTTCTGGGGCTCGGCGCCCAACCGCCGATGCCAGAATGGGGCGCCATGATCGCAACAGGCCGTCGCTACATGCTGGATAACTGGTGGCTCGTCACCTTCCCGGGCCTCGCCATCTTGTGTGTCAGCCTTGCCTTCAACCTTCTGGGCGATGGGCTGCGCGATGCGCTGGATCCCAAGCAGATGAACCGGAGATAG